The segment tgaattagtaaagaaatacatatataaaaaaagaagaaagaaaatagaaaagaaaagaaaaaaagaaagaaaaagaagaagaaaaaaagaacaaagaaagaaagaaagaaaaaaacattaattttatttatcaattcatcacccgttcacccatccatccatcgttcaatgcattcatctatttatccatccatccatctatgcatctatccatccaacccacccacccatccattcatccagtcccccacccacccacccattcattcatccatccatccatccacccttccatccatccatccgtccgtctgtccgtctgtccgtctgtccgtctgtccgtctgtccgtccgtccgtccgtccgtccgtccgtccgtccgtccgtccgtccgtccgtccgtccatccatccatccatccatccatccatccatccgtccgttcgtccgtccgtccgtccatccatccatccatccatccatccatccatccatccacacacaccaactcacctattcacccacacccacactcacccacccactcatccatccacacacacccacccacccattcacccatactcacccacccacccacccatccactcacccacccatccatccatccatccacgcacacaaacccacccacccactcacccactcatccacccacccattcatccacccacccattcatccacccacctttcacctactcccccaccccccaatccacccacccattcatccacccacccactcacccacccatccatccactcacccacccatccattcacccatactcacccacccactcacccatccactcaccaatccatccatccatccatccacacacacacaaccaaccaacccactcccccaccccccaatccccccacccattcatccacccacccattcatccacccaccttTCACCCACTTCCCGAAGACCTCACCATATCCCAAAACCCGTCGCAAGGACATTTCCTCGGCCTCAGATTAAAACGAAGGCGGGGAAGCGAGAGCATGcagggcggaggcggaggcgaacTAATGGCAGATGTTAAATAGGTTtctattgtatatgtgtgcatgtacattggGGTGTGGgtaatatgtaaattatgtatgcatatatatatatatatatatatatatatatatatatatatatatatatatatatatatatatatatatgtatatgtatatatatatatatatatatatatatatatatatatatatatgtgtatatatatatatatatatatatacatatatatatacatatatacatatatatatatatattttttttttactcagccattcattccactgcaggccatggatgaatgaatgggtgggtgggtgggggactggatgaatggatgggtgggtgggttggatggatagatgcatagatggatggatggataaatagatgaatgcattgaacgatggatggatgggtgaacgggtgatgaattaataaataaaattaatgtttttttatatgggggttataacctctcaattcactattgagaggttatatggcagtgtcacccttgcctgattggatgcccttcctaatcaaccgtggttcggtgcgctaacacttttgccacggcggtgacttcccctacaacatctgcgtttgatttctcaaagcgatgtgtcgttttcttgggctcgagccagcagtcagagcgcaggccttttttacgaccgccgcgacggggaattgaactcaggaccagtgcgctaaccactggactatcgcggtatatatacatactcacacatactctctctctctctctctctctctctctctctctctctctctctctctctctctctctctctctctctctctctctctctctctctctctctctctctcctctctcctctctccctctctctctttctttcacacacacacatatttacacacacatacacacacacacacacacacacacacacacacacacacacacacacacacatatatatatatatatatatatatatatatatatatatatatatatatatagcaactgGTTAAATTCATGGCCCAATGGAAAACAAATGATGCGAACAAACAATCATTAGAAACGGAATTAGGATTAGTTTCAGAAATggaataatgtcagtaatattcaagatatataaacgGCATTCAGAACGGGCAGgattgtaagattttttttctttctccttcaattATTTTAGTTATCGATATTATGCTTCCATTCGGATATAGTCACAACTTATAGTATGATTGTAATAAGAATTGCTAATTCGATCAGCTTTAATTCGGGATATTTTAGGGATTATCAGATTAGATTGATAGCCTTTAAGTATAAGGTAAATAAGGTTTAAGTTTTTTAGCCTctcgattctattttttttttttttttttcgtttcgtcttgcttattcttcatccttctttctccttattcgtcttttttctttctttttcccactgttttcccttttctttccccattttctttcactcactattctcttcttttgccttttccttcttccctttctgcttctttcttttccctatctctcttctcatcccttacacctcttcattcctttctttttacattctttcattccctccttttcctttctccacacttcctttccttccctctctcctctcctgctttccatccttctctcttcctttcccttctcccatcctcctctcctcctttcctcctttccttcctcctctcctcttttccctccccctctccttcttgctctcttcatttctctcctcctcactttcattctttcctccactcctcttgttcctcctcctttctcttttctctcctctattcctctccctcccttctcctttctcttctcctctccacctttccctcctcctcctccctttgctccccctcccttctctttcctctcctccatctctttgcttctccctaactttttatcctcctccacttctttatccttcccgcctcctctcctccttttcctttctctcctcctcacctcctttccctcctcctccctttcctcttcctccgttttcccttttctcctctccacatgttcttcttcctctctttcctcctcttcctcccctctctttctcctgtcctcctcctctcctccccttctcctatcctccctttcttcctcctcctccctaacttCCATACGCCAAAGGAAGACTTATCGAGATTTTAATCCAGGTTTAACACCGAGCTTCATTTCCTCCCGCTGGGCATCGTGTCGCTCTCCTGATATATACTGACTCTGTGGACCGGTTGGACggtacggggaggagggggaggggttgggggggaagtaTGTGATCGtacgggggtagggggggggaggtatgtgatggtggggggaggtatgtgatggtgcgggggggggggggaggggtaatgggagagaagtggggtattgggagggaggagggggacgttggggattgggagggggaggggaggggaggtaggggtaaTGGGGGAGAAGTGGGTtattgggaggaaggagggggaggggaggggaggtaggggtaaTGGGGAGAAGTGGGTtattgggaggaaggagggggaggggaggggaggtaggggtaaTGGGGGAGAAGTGGGTtattgggaggaaggagggggaggggaggggaggtaggggtaaTGGGGGAGAAGTGGGTtattgggaggaaggagggggaggggaggggaggtaggggtaaTGGGGGAGAAGTGGGTTAttgggaggagggagcagggaagtgaggaggaatgGGGATTAAAAAAGGTTATTGGAGGTttgtgaagaaagagagatggggagggaaagaaggggaacagagagagagagaggagagagtgggaagtgattgaagaggaggcggggggggggggggtgagaaagagagagatagttggaagtgagaaagagagagaaagttgtaagggagaaagagagagaaagttgtaagggagaaagagagagagaaagttggaattgagagagaattgaaagaggaagaagtagatagggagaaagtgaagtgggaaagaagaggaataaacaatgtatgggtgaaagagaaagagaaaataagaaaaaaaagaaagaaaatagagaaaatgagaacaaGAAGAGCAGAAAGGTGAAGagcggaggggaaaaaataaagataataagtagaaaaaaaataaaataagaacataGATATTAAGGTACGCTAGTTGATATTGCAGAGACGTTGTTGAAAGTGCTTCTGCGTTTGTACACGATTCATACCGcggttctttcatttttttttttcagttaaaacCCTTTTCATATTTGAGGATCTGTGTCCTCTCCTCAACGCTGTTAACTTCAgtatcttatttattatattttctatagctAAACTCTACACTCTGTTTAACTGTATCggtttgccttttttcttccatttgtctgtctgtccttattctctctcttctttctgtatcTTCATGAATCTCAGTCTCAGTATCTGTTTCTGccttcgtctctgtctgtttgtctgtctgtctgtctgcctctctctctctctctctctctctctctcattctctctctctctctctctctctctctctctctctctctctctctctctctctccctctctctctgtcattctctctccctcattctctttctctttccctttgtttttatttctctttcctctttgtttcccattctctttcgttatctctctctctctctgctacaaaACAAACTAAATTTTCTGAATCTTCAATCTCTTCTCCTTTTAATTAatattccctcccatccccctcgccctcgtcccccctcacccctctctcccctcgccctcgccctcttccccctcccccctccctcccccaccccctcgccctcttcccccctccccgtccccctccccctcgccctctcccccctcctccctccttccccctccccctcgccctcttcccccctccccctcactgcccctccccctcgccctcttcccccctcccccctccctccccctccccctcgccctcttcccccctccccctccccctcgccctcttctcccctccccctcccccccttcgccctctaccaccctccccctccctccccctccccctttccctcttccccccctcccccctccctcccctccccctcccacccgtgGATCGACTGACGTGTCGCTTGTCTCTCTCCCACAGATGCCTTACTCGGCCGCTACGGGTCCGTGTCCCAGCCCTTGGCCAACGGCTCGGCGGGCTACTACAACAGCTTGGGCAAGACCTCCTTCCCCTCGACCTTCCCcgttgcctcttcctcctcctccaacaacccttcctcctctacctcttcctcctcccccaacaatccctcctcctcttgctcgtcCTCCACGCTCCCGCGCTCCCTCAGGATCTCCTCGTCGCCCTCGGGGCCTCTGTCGCTCCACCTGAGCCACACGCCCTTGGCTCCCACGCTCGAGCTCCCCGAGGAGGCGGAGGATTACGTGGCGCCGCCCTACTCCACCCACCGCTTCTGCGAGACCCTCCCCAGGAACCACGGCCGCCCTCCCCGCCGGGAACTCATAGACGCCCCGCCCTACCGAGGCGTGGGCGTGGCGGGGAGGACGTCACCCCTGGGCGGAGAGGCCTACAGAGGAATGGGCGTGGGAGGCTTTTCGAGCGGAAAGGGAGGCGGAAGTGACAGGGTCGTCGATCCGTACCGCGGCGGGATGGGCGGTGGGATGCACGGCGACCCCTTCCGAGGCGGAGGCATGGGCGGCGGTGCTAAACTAGGACCCGACGTTTACCGGGATGTCCATGACCCTTACGGCGTCCTCGGGGGGAAcctgggaggaggaggcggagggggaggaggaatgggggacaCCTACAGAGGAGTGGGtccaggaggaggaggcggagggggaggaggaggagggagtgaaggaggcggGAGGGGCGGGAAGGACAAGTACCACATGCTGGAAGAACTAAAGAATAACCCCAAGTATGTGGTGCGGACTCGGGCTTGCGAGCCAGACGATGAGAGTTTTGTGTGAACGAGACGGAAAATaatcaaggaaaaaggaaagagacatgACAAAGAACGAATGCGAATTacaaataagaaatgaaagtGACAGGACCGAGAAAAATAGATATGCCAAAGCAAAACCTACAGTGGGAAATGGATGGAACGCAATCCGACGTCGGGTGTGTTCGTGCTTTGACGTGATATCACAAgcatgaaaagagaaaatgtcAAATAACAGATCAAACACttggaagaaaaggaaactgTTTTCGTCTTTTCAGCTGATCTTTGACTACGACCTGTTTAGAGAAGAAGGTAAACAAAACaacatgaagaaagaaaggaaatgaaaaaaaaaaaaatagtaataaacaatgCTGTTTACACAGCTCTGTAGAaaactgtgtaagtgtgtgtttgcgtgtatgtacttTACATCAAGATAAAGGATGAATACAGAACTGATTTTTTTGGAGTGTTTGTAAACTGCATACAGATATCAGCAAATAAGAATTAGTGAATATAACGAGTATTTTTCATTTACTCTGGTTGTttcatgaatgttttttttaatattatttacgtGAGTTTGTAGAGAATCATGGATGACTCATTGCCTTTGCCCAGTCACCCCtgggctgaatatatatatatatatatatatatatatatatatatatatatatatatatatatatatatatatatatatatatatatatatatatatatatatatatatatatatatatatatatatatatatatatatacatatatatatacatatatatgtgtatatatatatatatatatatatatatatatatatatatatacgtataatatatatatatatatatatatatatatatatatacgtataatatatatatatatatatatatatatatatatatatatatatatatattatatgtgtgtgtgtgtgtgtgtgtgtgtgtgtgtgtgtgtgtgtgtgtgtgtgtgtgtgtgtgtgtgtgtactgtatatatatgtatatatataaatatatatatatatatatatatatatatatatatatatgtatatatatatatatgtatattgtatgtatatgtatatgtatatatatgtgtgtgtgtgtgtgtgtgtgtgtgtgtgtatttatatatatatatatatatatatatatatatatatatatatatatatatgtatatatataaatatatatatatatatatatatatatatatatatatatatatatataatatatatatatatatatatatatatatatatatatatatatatatatatatgtatatacatacatatatatatatatatatatatatatatatatatatatatatatatatatgtatatatatatatatatatatatgtataaatgtgtatatatatatatatatatatatatatatatatatatatatgtatatatgactgcagtgcaaatgtttgttcatatgagtatgtatgagaATATCTATAGCATTTTGCATAGAGTGTTGTGACACAAATTTTCTCAATATGTCCTCAAAGACTCCCATTCACAAGGGATTCATTACCAATAGAAAAGCTTCGGTTGTGCTGCAGTTTTCTGTCTTGTGAACACACCAAAGGAAGGAAACGTCAAGGAACTCTGGTGGCATCAGAGTATTActggatgagaaagaaaaaaaataataacaaagaggaaaagaagagaagaaaataaacttaagaaataaagagaatgtgtgtAGACATTTTGCTTACTGAGAAAATTAGGTTTTGTATGTCTTGTGTGGTTTTGGTATGTACAATGAACACATACATGTAGTTTCTTATTTATCAAttgatttgttttactgtttCGCCAGCTGCTTgttcacaaatacacatgtggACAAGTATTGAAAACAGACAAACGGAAAAACGCCAACGTCTTATACTTTATTAAGACCCAGCattcgaaaagaaaagaagaattaacCTATTACTAAAAGTCTGCATGCGTACAAATGACTGCATGTCATGTAgatccattaaaaaaataatattgttaacagTACCAAATTACCATGGAAAGCTAGCGACAATGGAGTTCTCTGACCGAGCTGCTTGGGCCAGTCTACATAGCTCTGTGTGCTTTCCCACTCAGTACGAGAGTGCGTCTGTGTACATAAACTCTCCAAAATCTAAAGATGTCTTTAGGCCGTAAATAAATATTGGACCCctattagaatatttttttttttttttttttttttttttttttggtgagcatttgattatcaattttattttattttaatttagtgggtctttctgtatatatgggagagagagctatacatgtatacataaaagaaCATTTCTCTTCTCCCTGCTCCCATACTATGAggttatgataaaaaagaaaatagataaatgaaaacttaaaaaaatgTCAATGTACTGTTTTTGAGTGTTCGATCAAAGGTTTCGAACACGTGAGTTAGCACAAGGGGCGCTCGACGAACCGTAATATTATAAATGTATCGTGTAGAGGAcactatttttttcatcattattattatcataccaacGCACATGAGTTAGTCATATATATGCGAATGTGACGGATATATTAATGCATTTATGATGTATAATACTAAAAATGGTTCTACATACATTCTGTGTAACTGTGATATGCGGCAAGAATTCCTAAATAGAAAAACATATCGATAACGTAATTCGTATTTAAGGGTGACGTCACAGGCACTTTGGTTGTCATACgagtttcttttttatgttacaacaatgaaaataaaaaaaaataaaaaagacaccaGTAAAATTCTCAAATATAATTGGTtatgaaaaatatcaatactGAAAATTAactgtgtgataaatatatatatatatatatatatatatatatatatatatatacacatgtaaatatataatgacatacCTCGAATACACAGTAAACTAAATCATTACGTCATTATATCAACCATAAAGCATATAAACCCTAAAGAACCTTTTAAAATCTAGAAAAGTCATGAAGTTATTAATGATATAGAAAAAAGGGTAATCAAAAATTGTCCTAAAGATATTACATGTCTTCCTTCCGTATCATAAATTAATTTAAGTCGGTATTTCCTTTGGCGCCTCGGGATATATAGGCCTATCTTCCTACCTGCCTCTTCCTTGCCTATATTAAGAATAAATCTTCATCCAAAATCTGATGTATTCCATCCTTCTAGCGTTTATGGAAAAATTATTTAAGTCTATGAAAATTACCATTAAGTATATCACGCTAATATCATATTGCCATGCATATCAGAAATTATcttaaagattatatataaacaatcgaaagaataaaaatgttaatgagatTAAAATTAACTAAAAACTACTCTTCAAAATCTACCTTTTGCATATACTATAAAAAAGCGTAGCATATCAGAATAAACTGCCTTTAATCTCTCTTTATCACATATCAGCCTCATTGGCCTGTGTCAAATTCACTCAAATTCAGACTGAAAATTTATGGCAGATGATGAAGATATATTTAAAATCAGGGTACAGTACACGTAATATGATTATCCCGCGGCAACTGTGACTTCATTATGAAAGAGCATCAactacaaacaaaaacgaaacagggaagaagaaaaaactaatgatgataataataagaagaatagttacACCATCAAGGCTTAGGATACTGAGCTGAataatttccttccttccctttcaaacacacacatacaactatatCCTGTTTTCCTATTTACCTTTCCCCAATTTCCCTTTAcaaactttcatttttttacctatttatcttcttatcttgTATCCTAAAGACCGCGAGAAGAAATTCCCGAGACGCGCAATGGGAAACCGACTTACTGAAAACATACTATTGAGCCATGAGGACGGACAGTCTTACTTTCCTTGGGGCAAAACAATTCAAAATTATGGATCACTCTCTTCCATCGCCCTAAATCCTACTTGAAAATAACGTTTCTGTTCTATTAG is part of the Penaeus chinensis breed Huanghai No. 1 chromosome 2, ASM1920278v2, whole genome shotgun sequence genome and harbors:
- the LOC125034833 gene encoding hapless 2-like, coding for MRQSFLAEVYDEGGSLHLNRSSDEPQWSVESLKPGTSYTIRISAFNAKGRSPTIILTAATLKVAEQRVGENKSLLSSPLIIIFVSILGVFLFLILVLVLVTRWRKNNNTGGTSGSASVVASSKSSPPVEGQAGGGGGGGGGGLQEAGEGGGDDRQGGMGKDEGMEKQQQQQQQQKASKPKKKVVVVENGKDRVGLGDVASGDITTSKDALLGRYGSVSQPLANGSAGYYNSLGKTSFPSTFPVASSSSSNNPSSSTSSSSPNNPSSSCSSSTLPRSLRISSSPSGPLSLHLSHTPLAPTLELPEEAEDYVAPPYSTHRFCETLPRNHGRPPRRELIDAPPYRGVGVAGRTSPLGGEAYRGMGVGGFSSGKGGGSDRVVDPYRGGMGGGMHGDPFRGGGMGGGAKLGPDVYRDVHDPYGVLGGNLGGGGGGGGGMGDTYRGKSFGCAAVFCLVNTPKEGNVKELWWHQSITG